Below is a genomic region from Fusobacterium canifelinum.
CATAATCTCTCATATCTGGTAAAGGAGGTAACCAACCAGTTTCAATAATTTCTCCTTCTTTCTCACCTTTTGAAAATCTTCTTTTAGTGTAGGCTTGATACATAGTTAACATTACTTTCCTCCTATACTTTTAAAATTTAATACTTTCTGGACCTGTAATAACTATTCCAGTAGCTTCTATATTTGCCATAGGGTCAAATTTAGAAAGATTTCCAAAATCTAATCCAGTTAATTTTTCTATATTTCTAACTGGTACTTGATAAGTTTTATATTCTCCATAAGCAAATTCAAGATTTTCTATCATATTTTTTTGTGTTTGTAAATATGCAGTAGCTGAAATGTTTCCATCTTCTTTTATCATAACAACAACTTTCCAAAATTCAGCAGGAATTTGATATTTTTGCCTATATATCATATCATCTTCACGAAAAACAGGACCAGTGAAAACAGAAACTTTAAATTGATGTAAAACAGCATTTCTAAAAATATAGTTTTCTAATTCAACCCAAGTCTTTTGGTTTAAATTTTTATGTTGTGGAGTACTATTAGTGAAGTAGAAAGTATCTTCATTAGCTTTTATTGCATTTTTACCCCAATTTGGATCTGTTCTTCTAACAAGATGCCCTCTGTCAAGTTCATTACCAGTATAGACTTCATCTCCATATTGATAATCACGGCTAATTCTTGGATCAAATTTCCAATTATCAGCACTTCTTTTTATTTTTACTTCATCAGTACCATCAATATTTACAGCTGTGAAATATGCAAGTCCTCTTGATTTTTTCATAACAATAGAAAAGTGTATATAATCAAGAACATAGTTTCCATCTTCTGTTTTAGCAGTATCCTTTTCCATTTCTTTTGATAATGTAGGTAAAGGAATTTCATAATCTTTTCCTAAAAATAGAGGATTATATCCTAATGGCTCATCATCATTTCCGTTGGAAGTAGTATTATTTTCTTTAGGTAATTCTATATCTGGTACTATTTCTTTAATAATAACTTGTTCATTTTCTTTTAAAGAAGAGTATTTTTTAGCAAGGTAGTTAACTATTGCAGAAATTAAAATACCCTCATTAGCTATCCATTCATCTTTTATTTCAGGATTAGGTACTCCAGAATGGTGAAGAGCGACCAAATTCCATTGATCGTTAAAAACAGGTGAACCAGAAGAGCCAGGTTCTGTATCAGTTAAATAGTGAATGAAGTTTTCTTTAAGTCCACTAACTTTATTTTCACGTAAAGTGACAGATTTAGGACCTCCTTTTGGGTGTTGAATGATAGAAACATATTCTTCAGGTAATATGGTTCCTTCTTTTTGACTCATTTTCAAATAGCCAAAATCTTTTAAACACTTTTGATTTGTTATATTTTCATTTAAAGCAACTAAAGTAAAATCTAATTTTGTATCAGTTATAAAAAAAGTTTGAGGGTTAAGTCTAAAATTGTATGTTGGACAAGGCATAAAATTTTCATCATCTTGATAATTAAATTCTGCTATTGAATTAGAAGCAACTTCATAAGAACTAATAACATGATTATTTGTAAGGATGATGTTAGGAGCAACTAAAAATCCAGTTCCATATCCAACAACAACTCCACGACTATCTCTTATTGAGATACGACAAACAGACTTACTAATGTTTAAACCTATTTGGAGATAAGAGATTGGGAAAAGATCATTTTTTCCAAGTATTCTTTCCATAGCAATAGAATCTCTAGAGTTAAACAACATACCTTCTTTTGGAAGATGTTTGTTTTTTTCTTCAGATTTTTCTTCTAGAAATCTTTCTAGTGCTTGTTGCTCAATATTTTCTTTCACTTTTTCTAATATTTCATATGAAATATCTTCTGAATTAAAACCTTTTAACATAAAATCACCCCTATTCTTTAAAAATTAATACTATATTAGTTTATATATATTATAA
It encodes:
- a CDS encoding DNA/RNA non-specific endonuclease — encoded protein: MLKGFNSEDISYEILEKVKENIEQQALERFLEEKSEEKNKHLPKEGMLFNSRDSIAMERILGKNDLFPISYLQIGLNISKSVCRISIRDSRGVVVGYGTGFLVAPNIILTNNHVISSYEVASNSIAEFNYQDDENFMPCPTYNFRLNPQTFFITDTKLDFTLVALNENITNQKCLKDFGYLKMSQKEGTILPEEYVSIIQHPKGGPKSVTLRENKVSGLKENFIHYLTDTEPGSSGSPVFNDQWNLVALHHSGVPNPEIKDEWIANEGILISAIVNYLAKKYSSLKENEQVIIKEIVPDIELPKENNTTSNGNDDEPLGYNPLFLGKDYEIPLPTLSKEMEKDTAKTEDGNYVLDYIHFSIVMKKSRGLAYFTAVNIDGTDEVKIKRSADNWKFDPRISRDYQYGDEVYTGNELDRGHLVRRTDPNWGKNAIKANEDTFYFTNSTPQHKNLNQKTWVELENYIFRNAVLHQFKVSVFTGPVFREDDMIYRQKYQIPAEFWKVVVMIKEDGNISATAYLQTQKNMIENLEFAYGEYKTYQVPVRNIEKLTGLDFGNLSKFDPMANIEATGIVITGPESIKF